One region of Epilithonimonas zeae genomic DNA includes:
- a CDS encoding Crp/Fnr family transcriptional regulator, whose product MIDINVLKSVNAETINFNSGEMIFREGDFPKFYYQIVIGSIKLFNRDLNGKELIQGIVLDGYSVGDFALLTDRPYPINAEVLTDAVLLCLSKDNFFDLSKSNPEVGLNVAKNISDLTYFKFIMGSIYLMKSPSHKLIALMDYLKSRQNNRKIFSFQIPLTRQQMADLIGLRVETTIRTEKKMEKAGLLKIIDHKVFY is encoded by the coding sequence ATGATTGATATTAATGTTCTGAAATCCGTAAATGCTGAGACAATCAATTTTAATAGTGGAGAAATGATTTTCCGAGAAGGCGATTTTCCTAAGTTCTATTATCAGATTGTTATAGGAAGTATCAAGTTATTCAATCGGGACTTAAATGGTAAAGAGCTTATTCAGGGAATTGTTTTAGACGGATATTCCGTAGGGGATTTTGCTTTGCTGACAGACAGGCCATATCCAATTAATGCCGAAGTTTTAACAGATGCTGTTCTCTTATGCCTCTCAAAAGATAATTTTTTTGACCTGTCAAAAAGTAATCCGGAAGTCGGATTAAATGTAGCGAAAAATATTTCTGATCTTACCTATTTCAAATTTATAATGGGAAGTATTTATTTAATGAAAAGTCCCTCTCACAAATTGATCGCATTAATGGATTATCTCAAGAGCAGGCAAAATAATCGGAAAATTTTTTCCTTTCAAATACCCTTAACACGGCAACAAATGGCAGACTTGATCGGTTTAAGAGTGGAAACAACTATCCGAACAGAAAAAAAAATGGAGAAAGCAGGACTTCTAAAAATTATAGACCACAAAGTGTTTTATTGA
- a CDS encoding T9SS type A sorting domain-containing protein produces MLICTVFFFGQKPVSIDYNSLVHNFQKAEGDYTLAPNSYIFYKDGLLPDGTKTDGLYIPVAKAYQMWKNGRYMQNDTGEFTPIIESGQQTATVFWEDVNGLVSSTSIVGTGEDAKIKVLIDKTKGEGNASIAFNVNGIIYWTWHIWITDDPSGGALYGQGFETNVLNQAFTPQYMDRNLGATNAHFLGNEWNKSGGLMYQWGRKDPVPPLQYKDGTFYEITGDVGSRRHAYATLQSSPISVKQRGIDTGTNTINGNLRYSINNPIDIISHATNDGTWFSSQEYKVSNSNPDLIETWDLWSDNRKGLHSNASSGNATVAADSKSYELKSEYDPCPNGWRVPSHYGRNTINNNLNPLGRKNSGVNDDTNIANSQILPNAINNVLLGVKVYPGRGMDFNGTDNRKIGLMPTSGNYVYYQNNVGTPTSVVYQDPGSDAFLLIGTYGIGGNRGTIIRNDPQRTDVSATGWNGIYVNQTFKTNALGAVRCMKDPNLSLLPVFYNTEYVLSTDNDNTDYKAWTKEPNSFVVMTGEVSDPVAQDKELLISLKKAYAMHKLYLSDNKQLPSGNINTGSVVWTDNPDLIKKIQIIGTYPDQQLKVTIAAKEKGNAVIAYHKGNNGVWGTSNPDKVLWSWHIWAPVTNPLSEDNQITYTTESIENGGIIPTTNPQIIYPAKGGTPMSTIFMDRNLGALQALPSTLIRPDLATELQSKTQIQQSGGLHYQWGRKDPFPTFHNPGGTQYISAHANSVQVAATYSVYKQIGIDGNGNVILGISNPITDDIFSSTDNISGYSREWDIYKSSAGILASEPKNEKIRKIIKYTTENPLYFLFRAKTGQELGIEDAGTLLTKSLQVKDWISDENGLAQDRWGHAAEKSVFDPCPAGWRVPDTANANLFAAVNNSTYARGSSPWFYNGYNTSSSFSNYGIVQSTIADLTAGAVNNAINVRQYPGYTLSITTESTTPSSRSGWVFNFPNSKYNIGNIPATGIRGILGGNDWRNIRSASPTTDNYKYQTGLWTSSPADFYTGYAIGLNLSSISGSGGKLASGTGFYPQAAMGVRCSRDTERYMGDLPYTVNPDGTTLSSVITIKDNNDEIQIHPNPVKDVLHIVSKNNDRLDPAFIIYSTTGSVVKRGYFSNGSIDISNLPSGVYMLTVENSLKAFKIIKK; encoded by the coding sequence ATGCTTATTTGTACCGTATTTTTTTTCGGACAAAAGCCAGTGTCTATAGATTATAATTCTCTAGTTCATAATTTTCAAAAAGCAGAAGGAGACTATACGCTTGCACCTAATAGTTATATTTTTTATAAAGATGGTCTTCTGCCTGATGGTACAAAAACTGACGGTTTATATATACCTGTTGCTAAAGCTTATCAAATGTGGAAAAATGGCAGATATATGCAGAATGATACTGGGGAATTTACTCCGATTATTGAAAGCGGTCAGCAGACTGCAACTGTATTTTGGGAAGATGTCAATGGATTAGTAAGTTCAACTTCCATCGTTGGAACGGGCGAGGATGCTAAAATTAAAGTTTTAATTGATAAAACAAAAGGTGAAGGTAATGCAAGTATAGCCTTTAACGTCAATGGTATAATCTATTGGACCTGGCATATTTGGATTACGGATGATCCTTCAGGCGGAGCTCTTTACGGACAAGGTTTTGAAACGAATGTCTTGAATCAGGCATTCACACCACAGTATATGGATCGAAATCTTGGTGCGACAAACGCTCACTTTCTTGGTAATGAATGGAACAAATCAGGAGGTTTGATGTACCAGTGGGGCAGGAAGGATCCTGTACCTCCACTGCAATATAAGGACGGAACATTTTATGAAATCACAGGTGATGTTGGAAGCAGGAGACATGCTTATGCAACATTACAATCTTCACCAATATCTGTAAAGCAAAGAGGTATTGATACTGGCACCAATACTATCAATGGAAATTTAAGATACTCCATTAATAATCCTATTGACATTATTAGTCACGCCACCAATGATGGAACATGGTTTTCAAGTCAGGAGTATAAAGTCAGTAATTCCAATCCTGACCTGATAGAAACTTGGGACTTATGGTCAGATAACAGAAAAGGCTTACATAGCAATGCCTCCAGCGGAAATGCAACTGTTGCCGCAGATAGCAAATCATATGAATTAAAATCAGAGTATGATCCTTGTCCCAATGGATGGCGAGTTCCTTCGCATTATGGAAGAAACACTATTAATAATAATCTTAACCCATTGGGCAGAAAAAACAGTGGTGTGAATGATGACACAAATATTGCTAATAGTCAGATTTTGCCTAATGCAATTAATAATGTATTGCTGGGAGTCAAGGTTTACCCAGGCAGAGGAATGGATTTTAATGGAACTGATAACCGAAAAATAGGATTAATGCCAACTAGCGGGAACTATGTTTATTATCAGAACAATGTTGGTACACCTACATCAGTGGTCTATCAGGATCCGGGATCGGATGCTTTTTTACTTATTGGGACTTATGGAATTGGAGGTAACAGAGGAACGATTATTCGTAATGATCCTCAAAGAACCGATGTTTCTGCTACCGGCTGGAATGGAATCTATGTCAATCAAACTTTTAAAACCAATGCTTTGGGAGCAGTAAGATGTATGAAAGATCCGAATCTTTCATTGTTACCTGTATTTTATAATACAGAATATGTTCTGTCAACCGACAATGATAACACGGATTATAAAGCCTGGACAAAAGAACCCAACAGTTTTGTAGTGATGACTGGTGAAGTTAGTGATCCTGTAGCGCAAGATAAAGAGCTGTTGATCAGTCTTAAAAAAGCTTACGCCATGCACAAACTTTATCTTTCCGATAATAAGCAACTTCCGTCAGGTAATATCAATACAGGAAGCGTGGTATGGACTGACAATCCGGATTTGATCAAAAAAATTCAAATTATTGGTACATATCCGGATCAGCAATTGAAAGTTACGATAGCTGCGAAGGAAAAAGGGAACGCTGTAATTGCTTATCATAAAGGTAATAATGGGGTATGGGGGACATCCAACCCTGATAAAGTATTATGGAGCTGGCATATCTGGGCACCGGTTACAAACCCTTTGTCTGAGGATAATCAAATAACATATACAACTGAATCTATTGAAAATGGCGGCATCATTCCAACAACAAATCCTCAAATAATATATCCTGCTAAAGGTGGAACACCAATGAGTACAATATTTATGGATAGAAATCTTGGAGCTTTGCAAGCGTTACCATCAACACTGATAAGACCTGATTTAGCCACTGAACTGCAATCTAAAACACAAATCCAGCAGTCTGGAGGGTTGCATTATCAATGGGGCAGGAAAGATCCTTTCCCAACGTTCCATAATCCTGGAGGAACTCAATATATATCAGCTCACGCTAATAGTGTTCAGGTTGCAGCGACATATAGTGTTTATAAGCAAATCGGAATCGACGGTAACGGAAATGTCATTTTAGGGATATCCAATCCAATCACAGACGACATTTTTTCTTCGACAGACAATATTTCCGGCTATTCGAGAGAGTGGGATATTTATAAATCTTCCGCAGGTATTTTAGCTTCTGAACCGAAGAATGAAAAGATCAGAAAAATAATAAAATACACTACTGAAAATCCGTTATATTTCCTTTTCAGAGCCAAAACCGGTCAAGAACTAGGAATTGAAGATGCTGGAACGTTGCTTACAAAATCACTACAAGTAAAAGACTGGATCTCCGATGAAAACGGACTTGCACAGGATAGATGGGGCCATGCTGCAGAGAAATCAGTATTTGATCCTTGTCCGGCAGGATGGAGGGTTCCAGATACAGCTAATGCCAATTTATTTGCTGCAGTTAACAATAGTACCTATGCAAGAGGATCGTCTCCCTGGTTCTATAATGGGTATAATACCAGCAGCAGTTTTTCAAATTACGGTATTGTTCAAAGTACAATTGCAGATCTCACAGCAGGAGCAGTCAACAATGCCATAAATGTCAGACAGTATCCTGGTTATACACTTTCAATCACGACGGAAAGTACAACACCAAGCAGCAGATCCGGTTGGGTATTTAATTTTCCAAATTCAAAATATAACATAGGAAATATCCCTGCAACCGGTATAAGGGGAATTCTTGGTGGTAATGATTGGAGAAATATCAGAAGCGCTTCGCCTACTACAGATAATTATAAATATCAAACGGGATTATGGACCAGTTCTCCTGCAGATTTCTACACTGGTTATGCTATTGGACTTAACCTTAGCAGCATATCAGGAAGTGGTGGTAAATTGGCCTCGGGAACAGGCTTTTATCCGCAGGCAGCAATGGGGGTAAGATGCTCAAGAGATACTGAAAGATATATGGGAGATCTACCATATACAGTTAATCCCGATGGCACAACTCTCAGCTCGGTTATTACGATTAAAGATAATAATGATGAAATTCAAATACATCCAAATCCCGTAAAAGATGTACTTCACATCGTTTCAAAAAATAATGATAGGCTGGATCCGGCATTTATTATTTATAGTACCACAGGAAGCGTTGTAAAGCGTGGTTATTTCAGCAACGGCAGCATCGATATATCAAACTTACCTTCAGGCGTCTATATGCTGACAGTTGAAAATTCACTGAAGGCTTTTAAAATCATTAAAAAATAA
- the xth gene encoding exodeoxyribonuclease III encodes MKIATYNVNGINSRLPVLLKWLEESQPDIVCLQELKAPQDRFPIKELNHAGYQAIWKGQKQWNGIAILSKGYEITEVQRQLPGDEDDLQSRYLEAIIDQMVICCLYLPNGNPYPGSKYDYKQAWVKRLKKRTKEFIDMDLPAVIIGDFNIIPTAADVYKPEKWENDALYRIEMRRAYQSLLKLGWTDSLRTLYPSQTIYTFWDYLFKAYERNAGIRLDHILLSPYLKNCLISGGVDKHVRGWLKSSDHAPVWVELDKSKV; translated from the coding sequence ATGAAAATAGCGACTTATAATGTTAATGGCATTAACAGTAGACTACCTGTCCTTCTGAAGTGGCTTGAGGAATCCCAGCCAGACATTGTATGTCTTCAGGAACTCAAAGCACCGCAGGACAGATTTCCCATTAAAGAACTTAATCACGCAGGTTATCAGGCTATATGGAAAGGACAAAAACAGTGGAATGGAATCGCCATCCTGAGCAAAGGATATGAAATAACCGAGGTTCAACGACAACTGCCGGGTGATGAAGATGACTTACAAAGCAGATATTTGGAAGCCATCATCGATCAAATGGTTATCTGCTGTCTTTATCTGCCAAATGGAAACCCATATCCGGGATCGAAATATGATTATAAACAAGCATGGGTAAAGCGTCTGAAAAAGCGAACAAAAGAGTTTATAGATATGGATCTTCCTGCCGTTATAATCGGTGACTTCAATATTATCCCAACTGCTGCTGATGTCTACAAACCTGAAAAATGGGAAAACGATGCACTCTACAGGATCGAAATGCGAAGAGCTTATCAATCACTACTTAAATTAGGATGGACAGATTCTTTGAGAACACTTTATCCATCGCAAACTATTTATACTTTTTGGGATTACCTTTTCAAGGCTTATGAACGGAATGCCGGCATTAGACTGGATCATATTTTATTAAGCCCGTATTTAAAAAATTGTTTGATAAGCGGCGGCGTGGACAAACATGTCAGAGGATGGCTGAAATCAAGTGACCACGCACCGGTTTGGGTGGAACTTGATAAAAGCAAAGTCTAA
- a CDS encoding PA2169 family four-helix-bundle protein, producing the protein MNNEKTVSTLNDLLNITNDRIQGFSKVEDKVWETHPALRNDYDQMVSRSQEMKNDLIRLINERGGQPDNTGSTAGAIHRAWIDVKNELSFDNDEATLENVVFGENAAIKAYQNALDNGDLCPESSQVVLDHLHHLKASHSKFEHLENRS; encoded by the coding sequence ATGAATAATGAAAAAACAGTATCAACACTCAATGATTTGCTGAACATCACAAACGACAGAATTCAGGGATTCTCTAAAGTTGAAGATAAAGTATGGGAAACACACCCTGCTTTGAGAAATGATTATGATCAAATGGTATCAAGATCGCAGGAAATGAAAAATGATCTCATCAGACTCATTAATGAACGCGGTGGTCAGCCAGACAATACAGGAAGTACTGCAGGTGCAATACACCGTGCCTGGATTGATGTTAAAAATGAATTATCTTTTGACAATGATGAGGCAACACTTGAAAATGTAGTATTTGGAGAAAATGCTGCTATTAAAGCCTATCAAAATGCATTAGACAATGGTGATCTCTGCCCTGAAAGCTCTCAGGTCGTATTAGATCACCTGCATCATCTAAAAGCTTCACATTCGAAGTTTGAACATCTTGAAAATCGCAGTTGA
- a CDS encoding AraC family transcriptional regulator yields the protein MMTNKLNDRKSSLFRLTTLCTIILITFTKAQNPEAFNKIYTNTYLEISQKDFRRALKIADSLYNISESPRYKAKSLMLSATLLQQAGEFKEAVDYATKADGILGDTNEYVWKAKVSGFLATQYRHLGLYDYSKKYIDQTTEIIKNIDDLKLVNQTNGFLMQEKAYYQLEQKNYRESIKMIDGASRYFSLSGQDNPFLTANNEQLLGLNYYHLKNYSKAMNYYQKALNKLNEMPDNFLTALVLNGMAQIHIAQKNPEKAKPLIDKAQKLAEESPYLSLKNEIYQSSQQYYALTKDIEKLELSKRKQDSVKEKISGKTASFINDSFTKMEKDSQKKQQQSERKSVWIALTLLLLSLIMGYFMIYRKRQKEKFIKIQQILNEFEEINSKRMVESDIPEANFFSINEALSQQQDDIETETQALMTPATEKKILGKLEKFEQTTLFTRNNVSLPYVAAYCSTNTKYLSFVVNNHKKKDFKNYINELRVRHIIHKLKNDSQYHKYKISSLAEEAGFSSQSKFAAAFRKVTDVSPSEFLDHLRSQHLN from the coding sequence ATGATGACAAATAAATTAAATGACCGGAAGAGTTCTCTTTTTCGCCTAACAACTCTTTGTACAATTATTTTAATAACCTTCACAAAGGCACAAAACCCTGAAGCCTTTAATAAAATTTACACCAATACATATCTTGAAATATCTCAAAAAGATTTCAGAAGAGCATTAAAAATAGCTGATTCTCTATATAATATTTCCGAAAGTCCGCGCTATAAAGCTAAGAGCCTCATGCTGTCAGCTACATTACTTCAACAAGCCGGAGAATTTAAAGAAGCTGTTGATTATGCCACAAAAGCTGACGGCATACTGGGCGACACAAATGAATATGTATGGAAAGCGAAGGTATCTGGTTTTTTAGCTACCCAGTATAGACATCTGGGACTTTATGACTATTCAAAAAAATATATAGATCAAACAACTGAAATTATAAAAAACATCGATGATCTAAAACTTGTCAATCAAACGAATGGCTTTCTTATGCAAGAGAAAGCTTACTATCAGCTTGAACAAAAAAATTATCGTGAATCAATTAAAATGATTGATGGCGCCTCACGGTATTTTAGTCTCTCCGGACAGGATAATCCGTTTCTTACAGCTAATAATGAACAGCTTTTAGGTTTGAATTATTACCACCTGAAAAATTATTCAAAGGCTATGAATTATTATCAAAAAGCTTTGAATAAATTGAATGAAATGCCTGACAACTTCCTTACAGCCTTGGTTCTAAATGGAATGGCACAAATCCATATCGCACAAAAAAATCCCGAAAAAGCAAAGCCTTTGATTGATAAAGCTCAGAAGCTTGCTGAAGAGTCACCCTACCTCAGCTTAAAAAATGAAATTTATCAAAGCTCTCAGCAATATTACGCTTTAACCAAAGATATTGAAAAACTTGAATTAAGCAAACGCAAACAAGACTCTGTTAAAGAAAAAATCAGCGGCAAAACTGCATCTTTTATTAATGATTCCTTTACAAAAATGGAGAAAGATTCTCAAAAAAAACAACAGCAGTCAGAGCGAAAAAGTGTATGGATTGCATTAACGCTTTTATTGCTAAGCTTAATTATGGGTTATTTTATGATCTATAGAAAGCGTCAGAAAGAAAAATTTATAAAAATACAGCAGATCTTAAATGAATTTGAAGAGATAAACAGCAAAAGAATGGTCGAATCCGACATTCCCGAAGCCAATTTTTTTTCTATTAATGAGGCTTTGTCTCAACAACAAGATGACATTGAAACAGAAACTCAAGCTTTAATGACTCCCGCTACTGAAAAGAAAATCCTAGGTAAGCTTGAAAAGTTTGAACAGACCACATTATTTACCCGAAATAATGTATCTCTTCCATATGTTGCAGCTTATTGCAGCACAAACACTAAGTATCTTTCTTTTGTAGTTAATAACCACAAAAAGAAAGATTTTAAGAATTACATTAATGAATTGAGGGTTAGACATATTATTCATAAACTAAAAAATGACAGTCAATATCACAAGTACAAAATTTCCAGCTTAGCTGAGGAAGCCGGTTTTTCATCTCAAAGTAAGTTTGCAGCTGCATTTAGGAAAGTTACTGATGTCTCGCCTTCCGAATTCCTTGATCATCTTCGATCACAGCATTTGAATTGA
- a CDS encoding sugar phosphate isomerase/epimerase family protein → MNVKFGASLLSWITPNWNPEAGKYAIEKTAKAGFDLIEILLPTSMEFNSKEVRQQLKDNSLDVVCSLNLPKEAHITFYPEVAEKLIKQAIDKTSELETDFLGGVLHGGIGAFSGNPLTEKETEIIVKVWSKVADYAKEKGVKIGIEPINRYESYVCNTAENVLDLIKKTDKDNLFLHLDTFHMNIEENNFYDPIILAGKKLKHVHITESHRGMLGEGTVNWKEFFRALKEINFEGNLVLENFSSSISGMQQMVSLWQKSPYDADQLANGSLQFLKNYVNV, encoded by the coding sequence ATGAATGTAAAATTTGGAGCTTCACTCCTTTCTTGGATTACACCTAACTGGAATCCTGAAGCCGGAAAATATGCAATCGAAAAAACGGCAAAAGCAGGTTTTGATTTGATAGAAATTCTATTACCAACTTCAATGGAATTTAATTCAAAAGAAGTAAGACAGCAGTTGAAAGATAACAGTTTAGATGTTGTCTGCTCACTGAACCTTCCAAAAGAAGCGCATATCACATTTTATCCCGAAGTTGCTGAGAAATTGATAAAACAGGCAATTGATAAAACTTCCGAGTTGGAAACTGATTTTTTAGGCGGCGTTCTTCACGGTGGAATAGGAGCTTTTTCAGGAAATCCTTTAACCGAAAAGGAAACTGAAATTATTGTGAAAGTTTGGAGTAAAGTCGCCGATTATGCCAAAGAAAAAGGCGTGAAAATAGGAATTGAGCCCATAAACCGTTATGAATCGTACGTTTGCAATACTGCTGAAAATGTTCTGGACTTAATAAAAAAAACAGATAAGGATAATTTGTTTCTTCACCTCGATACGTTTCATATGAACATTGAGGAAAATAATTTTTACGATCCCATCATTCTTGCAGGAAAGAAGCTTAAACACGTTCACATCACAGAATCTCACCGCGGAATGTTAGGTGAAGGAACAGTAAATTGGAAGGAATTTTTCAGAGCTTTGAAAGAAATCAATTTTGAAGGAAATCTGGTTTTAGAAAACTTCTCATCATCAATCTCCGGGATGCAGCAAATGGTTTCTCTTTGGCAGAAATCACCTTATGATGCCGATCAGCTCGCTAATGGAAGCTTACAATTTTTGAAAAATTATGTGAACGTGTAA